TTCAAAATGGGATCCAGAATTTCCACTGCGACTTCAATGCGATAATCAATATTGCGTGTCATCCAGTCTGCGGAAGAGAGGTAGACTTTCTTGTCCCCGCCGTTGTTGAAGACATACACCCGATCGTGTTCCAGATAGCGGTCAAGAATACTGATGACCTGAATATTTTCGCTGATCCCTGGTAAATTAGGGATCAGCGAACACATGCCGCGTACCAGCAGATTAATTTTCACGCCCGCAGCGGAAGCCTTATACAGCTTTTCCGCCAGCCCTTTATCCACCAGATTATTTACCTTAAGCGTAATGCCTGCATCACGATCCGCCAGCGCGTTTTCGATCTCGGTATCGATCAGTTGGTAAAGCTTGTCGCGGGAGTTTTGCGGTGACACCAGCAGGTGCTCGAAGCTGACTGGGCGGTAGGGGTTTTCAATGAAGTTGAAGACGCGACGGACTTCGTTGGTAATACGTTCGTCGGCAGTTAACAGCGAGTAATCCGTATACAGGCGGGCAGTTTTCTCGTTGAAGTTACCGGTGCCGATGTGCGCGTAACGCACGATGTTTTCCCCTTCGCGGCGGGAAATCAGGAACAGTTTGGCGTGAATCTTCAGCCCAGGCACCGAGAAAATGACGTGCACGCCAGCTTCCGTCAGGCGCTTAGCCCAATGGATGTTTGCCTCTTCGTCAAAACGTGCCTGTAGCTCGACCACGACCGTCACTTTCTTACCGTTGTGCGCCGCATGGATCATTGAGGTAATGATGCGTGAGTCTTTGGCGACACGGTAAATATTGATTTTGATGGACAGCACATTAGGGTCGAAAGAGGCTTGTCGCAGCAGTTCCAATACGTGCTCGAAGGTGTGGTACGGGTAATAGAGCAGAACGTCGCGCTCACGGATCGCATCAAACCCATTGCGAAAATGGTTGAATCCGGTGTGCCGCAGGCGGGGCAAGGGCTTGTTGACCAGATTGGCGCGTCCGACGTTCGGGAAAGAAATAAAGTCTTTGAAATTATGATAACGCCCGCCGGGGATAACGGAGTCAAAAGAAGAGATCCCCAGTTTCTCCTGTAGCATCGCAACCATGGCGTCCGGCATGTCGCGCTGATACACAAATCTTACCGGCTCGGCGGTTAAGCGCTGCTTCAGGCTGGAAGACATCAATTCCAACAGGCTGGATTCCATTTCCGTCACCAGATCGTATTCTGCATCGCGCGTCATCTTCATGGAGTACGCGTTCAGCGCATCGTAATCAAAGAAGCCCTTGAAGATATCATCCAGACAGTAACGCAGAATGTTATCGATGAGGATCATGGTCTTACGGCGGCGCGGCGCTTCCGCTGGCAGGTTGACGAAGCGCGGTATTTTATCCGAAGGAATTTCCAGCAGGGCATAACTGATTTCATCGCCACGAATAATTTCGACGGCAAGATAGGTATAGTTATCCTTCAGGAACTCCACCAGATTGGTTTCGTTAAAGATGAGTATTGGCGTGATGTGCGGGCGCAGATATTGCCGGAAGTAGTCCCTCAGCCACTCTTGCTGATTAGGGGAAACCTGACGCTCATTGACCAGAAAAATCTGGTTACGCGCCATCTCCAGCAGCAGTTCGTTGTACAAACTATCGAAAATTTGATCGGTTTTTAGTACGCGCGCCTGAATTTTACCTAAAAGGTGTCGCAGATTGCCGTCCAGACCTTGTTCTTCGTTAATCAGAATGCGTCTTTTCAAATCGGCAAAACGGACTTTATAAAATTCATCAAGGTTGCTGGAGTAAATGCCAAGAAAGCGCATGCGTTCGATTAACGGATTGCTTTTATCTGCTGCTTCCTGAAGTACTCGTTCATTAAAGGATAACCAACTTAATTCTTTCTCTATGTAGAGTTTGTCCTGACCCATTGTCACTCCGCTCAACTCATGTACTGAAGGTTCATCCAATATTCATACCCTTCCTCTGTGGGTATAGGGTACAACAACATTATGGCGTGTTGATGACGATAAAATCTAATTCATAGACAGACTTACCATTGTCATATTATGGGCGTAAAGGCAACATATGCTACCCGCAATACGTTAGCAACACGACTCTGGCGGCTTCACTCTAACGGCGAGAATAATGGTAAACACAGGCAACACATCACAGTATCGGGATCGTCGGCGAGCGTGGATCGATCGTTTGGTTCACCGCATTGTTGCGGGCAGTGGGCTGCTGGTGCTGGCTATGCTGTTATTAATCTTCTTCTATCTCCTGTATGTGGTGACGCCACTGTTCCTTTCCCCCACCGTTAACGGGCAAAAAACGGTGCCACGCCACAGTGCGGAACCGTCGCTGGTGCTGGGGCTTAGCGACAACGGGCAAATCGGGTTTCGCATCGACAGTCAGGGCTATGGCGAGTTTATTCCGTTTGCGGAAAACCAGCCTATGTCGCGTATTCAGTTGGTGCCTGCGCTGAGTTTGCTGGCGCAGAGTCAGGGCGAGCGACAAATTTATGCCCTGAGTCAGCCTGATGGCCGTCTGATTTTCGTTCAGCCCGTATTATCGCGTACAGAAAACCGTGCTCCAGTCTGGGATTATCCGCTGGGTGAGCAGGCGTATTCGCTTGGGTTACCCGCGCAGCCGCTGCGTCATCTGGCAGTGACTGCGGTGGGTGAAAAGCATGTCGTTGTGGCGGCGATCGGGCAAGAAAATACCTTGATTATTGCCGATGTTGATAAAAATGGCGTGCGACAACGGGCGCAGATTACGCTTCCGGTGGGTACTATTAACCAACTGCTGCTGACGCCAGACGGGCAGCAAGTGTATTTGCTCAGCGGTAAGACATTAACGCTATGGCAGGTGGGGTCGAACGCGCTGAAGCTGCGGGAAGAGCGCCAGTTGCAGTTGGCGGAACCGCTGCATCTGGCGTTGTTGTCCGGTGGACGATCATTGCTGATACAGGCCGCTGACGGGCGGATTAGCCAATGGTTTGACGTCCCTGGCGAAAAGGGCGCCACACTGACGGAGATTCGCGAGTTTCCGCACGTTGTGGGCGAATCGGTGTTGTTGGCAACGGAGGCGCAGCGACGAGTCTTTGCCACATTGAATGCACAGGGTGATTTGTCGCTGTTTGCCAGTAAACAGTCTCATGCGCTGCTGACGCAGACGCTACCGGCCCATGCACAAACGCTGGCGTTTTCGCCGCGCGGTTCAGCTTTGCTGGTTGAAACGGCGCAGGGCTGGCATCGCTATCAGGTTGATAACCCGTATCCCGATATTGGCTGGCGCGGGCTGTGGCAAAAGCTGTGGTACGAGAACTACCCAGAGCCTGCCTATATCTGGCAATCTACGTCGGCGGATGACAGCTATCAGGCCAAATTCAGCATGATGCCGCTGATGCTGGGCACGATGAAAGCCGCGATTTACGCTATGATGTTTGCCACGCCGCTGGCGCTGTCCGCCGCGATTTATACCGCCTGCTTTATGTCGCCGACGCTGCGACGCTGGATTAAACCCACGCTGGAAATCATGGGCGCGTTGCCGACGGTGGTCGTCGGTTTGATTGCGGCCATCTGGCTGGCCCCGCATTTTGCGACTTATCTGTCCGCGATTCTGGTCATGCCGATTTTATGGATGCTGGCCGTGCTCTGCTGCGGCTGGCTGATTGAATGCCTGCCGACGCGCTGGCGCACCCGTTTTCCAGCAGGCTGGGACGTGCTATTCCTCATCCCCACGATCTTGCTGACATTTGTGGCCGGATGCTGGCTTGCGCCACATATCGAAATCGCAGTATTGGGGCAGCCGCTATATCAGTGGTTAGGCGATGATTTTGTCCAACGTAATACGCTGGTAGCGGGTGTTGCCCTTGGCTTCGCGCTGATCCCGCTGATTTTTTCGCTAGCGGAAGATGCGCTGTTCAGCGTACCGGCTCGTTTAAGTCAGGGATCGTTAGCGCTGGGGGCGACGGCGTGGCAAACCCTGTGGCGTGTCGTGCTGCCGTCCGCCAGTGCTGGGGTTTTCGCCGCGCTGATGCTGAGTTTTGGCCGCGCCGTAGGGGAAACCATGATAGTACTCATGGCGACGGGCAACACACCGATTATGGATGAAGGCCTGCTTCAGGGCCTGCGTTCGCTGGCGGCGAATATCGCTATTGAAATGCCGGAAGCGGTGACGAACAGCGGTCACTATCGGGTGCTGTTCTTAACGGCATTAACGCTGTTTGTTTTCACGTTCATCGTGAATACGCTGGCTGAAACTATCCGACAGCGCTTACGCCAACGTTACCGTGATGAAGGAGAAAACGCGTGAAGCGCTGGTTCCGTTCGGGAAGGCCCTGGGTGTGGCTGACCGCATCGTCAATTTCCATTAGCCTGCTGGCGATGCTGGCAATTATCGTACTGCTTGCTGGGCAGGGCATGCGCTACCTGTGGCCACAGCCCGTCTGGCTGCTGACGTTACCGCCAGCACAAGGGACGCAACGTGCGTTGATAGGGGAGATTTATGCCGAGCAGACGCTTTCGCGTCAGCAACTGGAACAGGCTGATTTAACCTCTGCGTCTGGGGACGCTGAAACACGCTATTTAATCAAAATTGGCCAGCGTGAAATTCATGGGCAGAGCTTTCGCACGCTGCTGTCGCGCGACATTGTCCGCTTTGATAAACCCGCCGACATTCTGGTGTTGAAGCGGACGAACAATGGCACTGCCTATGGTTATCTGGCTGGCATGCTGGAGGGCGAGCAGCCGCTGGTGGCAACGGATCTCCCCGCCACCTTACAGCATCGCGTTGAGCAGGTGCAGGGGTTGCTCGCGAAGATGCAGGCCATCCGTATGGGGGAGATGGCGAAGATCAACCAGCAGTTTGAGACGCTGCGGCTGGAAGAGAAAAAGCGGCAGCAGGCCAAGACGCTGGATAATCAGGCGTTAGCCCGCCTTCAGGCTGAACGTATTGAACTGCAACGCCGCTTCGATGCGCTGTCGCGCCAGCTAACCTCACTCAATATGGACATTAATCGCGATACCGTGCAGCTACGCGACGCGAACGGTAGCGTCCATCTTATCCCGCTCAGGGACATCGAACAGGCCTGGTTCCCTAATGCGATGAACCTGTGGGAAAAAGTCAGCCACTGGGGCGAGCAGGCGAAATTCATGCTGGTACACTATTCGCTGGACAGCAACAGCGCGGGCCACCTTTTCCCCGCCATTTTTGGCACGGTGCTGATGGTGGTGCTGATGTCTATTGTCGTGATGCCGTTGGGGGTGATCGCTGCGGTTTATCTGCATGAGTACGCGGGGAAAAACAGCTTAACGCGCTGGGTGCGGATTGCCGTGGTCAATCTGGCTGGGGTGCCTTCCATTGTTTATGGCGTATTCGGGTTAGGCTTTTTTGTTTATCTCATCGGTGGCACGCTGGATCAACTGTTCTATTCTGAAGCGTTGCCGAATCCGACGTTTGGGACGCCGGGGCTGCTGTGGGCGTCGCTGACGCTGGCACTGCTGACGCTGCCGGTGGTGATTGTGGCAACGGAGGAAGGGCTGTCGCGCATCCCAATGTCCGTGCGCCACGGTTCATTAGCGCTGGGAGCGACCAAAGCCGAAACGCTGTGGCATGTTGTGCTGCCGATGGCGGTTCCCGCGATGATGACGGGCTTGATCCTCGCTGTAGCGCGTGCCGCGGGGGAAACCGCGCCGCTGATGTTGGTCGGCGTAGTGAAGTCGGTGCCAGTTTTACCGGTGGATGACATTTTCCCTTATCTGCATCTTGAGCGAAAATTTATGCATCTGGGATTTCAAATCTACGATCTGGCGTTCCAAAGCCCAGATGTGGAAGCGGCAAGGCCGCTGGTGTACATCACCGCACTGCTGCTGGTGTTGATTGTCGTTGGGTTGAACCTTGCGGCGATTGGGATTCGCCATGTTCTGCGTGAGAAATATCGTTCGTTATCACTCTGAAAGTAGGATGAAGTTATGGGATTTATGACACAAAAGGAGATGGCACCGCTGCCTGATATTCATCAACTGAGTGATGAGCAGACGACGTTGACCGTGGAACATCTGAATCTTTACTATGGCGACAAGCAGGCACTGAACGATATTTCGATTCGTATTCCGAAGAATCAGGTGACGGCGCTGATTGGGCCGTCGGGCTGTGGTAAATCCACGCTGTTACGCTGCTTTAATCGTATGAACGATCTGGTGGATGACTGCCGTACCGAAGGTGATATCAGGCTGAATGGGATGCTTATCAACGACCCACAGCTTGATGTTGCCACGTTGCGCCGTCGGGTGGGGATGGTTTTTCAACGCCCGAATCCGTTTCCCAAGTCGATCTATGAAAATGTGATTTATGGCCTGAGGTTGCAGGGGCTACGCGATCGCCGTTTTCTGGATGATGCCGTTGAGCGTGCGCTACGTGCGGCGGCGCTTTGGCATGAGGTAAAGGATCGTCTGAGCGACAACGCGCTGACGCTATCCAGCGGGCAGCAGCAGCGCTTGGTGATCGCCCGGGCGATCGCCATTGAACCGGAAGTGTTGTTGCTGGATGAGCCGACCTCCGCGCTCGATCCCATTTCGACGCTGGTTGTCGAGGAACTGATGGGAACGCTAAAGCAGCATTTCACGCTGGTGCTGGTGACGCACAACATGCAGCAGGCGGCTCGCGTGTCGGATTACACCGCGTTTATCAATCAGGGCAAACTGATCGAATACAATCGTACGGACGATCTATTTACCTCTCCGACACAACGTCGCACAGAGGATTATATTACTGGGCGTTTTGGTTAGAACCGTACTTAAATAATAGAACGCAATATCATTTCTATGCATATAATTTTATTATAAATGATATTGCGAATATTTTTAAACTTTCCATAAAAATAAATAACTGATTAATTATTCTTTTTTAAATCTAAAATTTTTTTTTTGTGATTTTTTTACTGAAAAAAATGAAATTTTGATTCATAGTTTATATGCAGCGATTGGCTGTATTTAAATGGAATTACTCAGGATGAGAAAGAAAATATATATTGGCGTTGCATTTAGTATGTTGGTTAGTATGATGTTTCCGGCTTATTCTCAGGCTCAGGAAGAGCCAGTGGCGGAAGTCATTACAGCATTTGACTCTCCCCTTCTGGAGCATCCAGTATCTGCAAATGAATCCTCTTCTCAGGACTATAAGCCTCTTCGTGCGCCAGCGCCTGCATTGAGTTCTGTCTATGTCTATGCTGTGGCATCAACACAGAATGGTGGAGCCTGGGAATATATTGGCCCAAATAAACTTGCGACAACTCAGGATCATGGCGGAGCGCAACTGCGAATTGCAGTGCTGGAAGTGGGCTATGGTAATAACCGCTTTGGTTGGGTGAATGGTACGCAAAAGAGTCCCTATCAGGTTAATGGCGTCTGTGTCGTCGGTGGTTATTATACCGAGTCATGCCCTGCAGGTTCGACTTATGTGGGATGGATGGCTTATTTCAATGGCGATGGCATGCAGTCAGGTCCTTTCCGCTATCAATCTACTTCGATTAATGCACCTTTTAGAACGCTTAGCACTTCACTGAATATTCGATAACACCGCATTCTCAGCAGGTTCTCTTAAAAGAGGACCTGCTTTTCATTATGCCTTCACGCTAATCGGCATGTAACTAAGTTGTGCTAGCTTATCTAATACTGATTTCTGCTGTTCTGCATGTAAGTGCTCGCCGCGTGATAGCGAACCGCTTATCCCATTTTTTAGCATTTGGATAAAATTGATTTTCTGGTTGGGATCGGCGGGGGCGACATCGTCAATTGGAGGATGCAAAATGAGCAGCGCCGCCATACCGATTTCCAGACTTTCTTCAAATGACATATCGCCGGAGGCGGTGAGATCTTTTGTCGCGTCAATCGCTTCCTGTGGTGTCATATTGGAAAAATCATAACGTTTGCTTGACTGGATCGTTGAGGGGGTATTGGCAGCAACAGAATTGACGCTTGATTTTGACGTGTTGCCAGCGAGTGAAAATACGTTTTCCGCAGGTTCTTTACGGTTCACCGAGGGGGCTGAGTAGTTAGCGATACCATTAAGGCTTGTAATGCTCATTATGGAAGTTCCTTTCCTGTGAGAGTGAAATTTAATAGTAGAGCGTTGTTATGCAGTGCAATCGTGTGAATATAGAATAAAGTTTACCTTAGTTAATGTATTTGTCTTCTTTTTATTCAGGAAACAATGAGTTATTTTTTTAACTCATTGTTTTTGTTTTGTTATTTAAATAACATCTCTTTTTGATTTCTAATTAGTGGTTTTAATTATTATATTGTTTAATTGTTTCGATTAAATATAACCCGTATTTACGACAAGCCTGATGGGATGTCTATGGTATCATCAAACCATAAAAAAATTATGGATACCGTTCATCAATTGTCCGTGCCATTTGAAAAATTGATGATAAAATGCGCGCAAATTTTTTAACTCTGGCAAGTGGTGGGTAAGATGAAATTCAGTACCATGAACGAAGGCGAAATTATTACCGAGCTGTGCCGGAGAATAAAAGACGCCAGAATTCAACAACGTTTATCGCAGGTCGATCTTGCTGAACGGGCAGGGCTGGGAATCGCAACGATCAAGCGTGCGGAAATGGGCGAATCCATTACGCTAAGCAGCCTGCTCTCCATTCTGCGCGGATTAAATCGTTTACATCAGATTGAAGGCGTGCTCTTCGATGCGGAAGTGGAATCCTTCCATGCGCAGATCAGCGGTGAGAAAAAACAGACGCCGCTGCGTATCAGAAAGAAAGCCGCCACGTTTCCTGCCAAAACGCTCACCAAGCATGAAAATATCAAAAAGCCGGCTAACAGCACCGTGGACTGGTACATCGCAGCGGCTGAAAACAACATTGTCTGGTCGCTGCCTGAAAGCGATAAAAAATAAAGGGCTAATGCGAAACCATACGCATTAACCCATGATTGTCGCGTTAATCTGCCGAGCATTTAATGCGACAAGGCGTATCCCCTGCTATTTCTTACTCACACAGCACAACTTTAATCGCCAATCCCCCGCGAGACGTTTCACGGTACTTGGCGTTCATGTCTTTGCCGGTTTCATACATGGTTTCAATGACCTTATCCAGTGATACGCGTGGCTCGCTGGTGCGGCGCATCGCCATTCTGGCGGCGTTGATCGCCTTCACGGAGGCAATAGCGTTGCGTTCAATGCACGGTACCTGAACCTGACCCGCGACTGGGTCGCATGTCAGCCCCAGATTATGCTCCATACCAATTTCCGCCGCGATGCATACCTGTTCAGGGCTCGCGCCAAGTAGTTCAGCCAGACCTGCTGCGGCCATCGAACAGGCCACGCCGACTTCTCCCTGACAGCCCACTTCTGCACCGGAAATCGAGGCGTTCATTTTGTAGAGCATGCCGATAGCGCCGGATGCCAGAAAGTAGCGTAGGTAAGATTCTGGGGTGACCGGTTGAACGTAACGATCGTAATAGGCCAGCACGGCAGGAATAATGCCACACGCACCGTTCGTTGGTGCGGTGACGACGCGTCCGCCAGCCGCATTTTCTTCCGACACGGCCATCGCGAACATGTTCACCCAGTCCATCGCATCCATCGGGTCGTTAGAAAAACGATCGTTGATGAACAGCAGGCGATGCAGCGCTGATGCCCGGCGCGGAACGCGCAATGGGCCGGGCAATACGCCTTCCGTATTCATGCCGCGATGCATGCAGTCCTGCATGGTTTTCCATACGTCGGCAAAATAGTGCTCAAGCGCTTCCCGACCATGCATCGCAATCTCGTTTTTCAGGACGATAGCGGATAAAGACAGGCAGTGATCGTGACAGTGTTGCAACAGTTTCTGGGCAGAAAAGAACGGGTAGGGCGCACTTTCTTCGGCCAGATTGGGTTTGCCGAAATTTTCCTGATCGACGACGAATCCGCCTCCGATGGAGTAATACGTTTTGCTATAGACCAACTCTTGCTGGTTATAGGCGCGAATGATCATGCCGTTTTCATGCAGCGGCAGATTCTCTGGTTGGAAACGCAGGGAGGATTCCAGCGGGAAGCTGACCTCATACTGACCGTTAAGCATCGGCAGACGCTGAGTGTCTTTCACTTGTTGAATAAACGCCGGAATACTATCGATATTTACGCTATCTGGCAGGTTACCCGCGAGCCCCATAATGATGGCGATATCGGTGTGGTGTCCTTTCCCCGTCAGGGAAAGTGAGCCGTAAATATCAACGACAATACGTGTCACCGATGAGATAAGCGCGCGGTTCACCAGATCGTCAGTGAACATTTTACCCGCTTTCATCGGGCCGACGGTATGAGAACTGGACGGGCCGATGCCGATTTTGAAGATATCAAATACGCTGACCATAGCGATTTCCTTGAAAAAAAACGCCGGATACCCGTCATACTTCAAGCCGCATGTGCGTTGGTTTCCCTCACTCACCCCAGTCACTTACTTGAGTAAGCTCCTGGGGATTGATGAACCTCATTTATGAGGTTCACCCTTCGGGTCAGTGCTAGCACTGTTCAAATCGGTCTAAGACCGATTTGTCGTGTGGTTACCGCCTACCTGCAACTCGAATTATTTAGGGTATGACTAGAAAACAACGTGCCGGCGTTAAATTAGGGTGGGGGGATTACAGCAGTTCGCTCAGGCTGTAAACGATAGCGGAAATCGCGATCAGTCCCATCAGGGTGACAAAGACGTTGCTGATCTGGCCGCTGTATTTCTTCATTGCTGGGACTTTCTGGATGGCGTACATCGGCATCAGGAACAGCAGGCACGCGATAATTGGGCCGCCCAACGTTTCGATCATGCCCAGAATGCTTGGGTTCAGCGTCGCAACAATCCAAGTGGTGACCAGCATGAACAGCGCAGTGATGCGATTCAATTTGGTGTTGGAAATGGTTTTTCCTCTGCTACGCAGGGATTTCACGATCATGCCGTTAAAACCTTCGCCTGCACCCAGATAGTGACCTAGGAACGATTTAGAGATGGCGATGGTGGCAATAACCGGCGCTAAATAGCCGATTACCGGGTTGTTAAAGTGGTTTGCCAGATAGGACAGAATAGAAATGTTCTGTGTTTTCGCTTCCATCAGCTCAGTCGGAGACAGGCTCAGTACACAGCTGAAGACGAAGAACATCACGGTCAGCACCATCATGATGTGGCTGTAAGACAGAATGCGTGAGCATTTTTGCTCGGCGTCATCACCATATTCTTTACGTTTTGCAACGGCGAAAGAGGAGATGATTGGCGAGTGGTTGAAGGAGAAAACCATCACCGGAATAGCCAGCCATAATGTCGCCAACAGGCCGTTGCCCGTGACGCTGGAACTCAAAGAAATGTTTTCAAAAACAGAGGTGTTCCAGTTTGGAATTAAATACAGCGCCAGCAACATCAGTACGGCAACAAACGGGTAAACCAGAATGCTCATGGCCTTAACGATCATCGCTTCACCGAAGCGGACAATAAACATTAATCCGAGGATCAATATTAATGACAGCAGGGCACGTGGCGGAGAAGGCAAATGCAATTGGTGGGTAATAAAGCTATCTACCGTATTGGTGATGGCGACGCTATAAACTAATAGGATCGGATAAATAGCGAAAAAATAAAGCAAAGTGATTAATTTACCTGCGCCAACGCCGAAATGTTCTTCAACGACTTCGGTAATATCTTCGCCACCTTTCTTGCCGGATAATACAAAACGGCATAAAGCACGGTGAGAATAATATGTCATCGGGAAGGCAATCAGAGCCATGATAATTAACGGAATTAACCCACCAATACCGGCATTGATAGGTAAAAATAACACGCCAGCGCCGATAGCCGTGCCATACAGGCCCAGCATCCAGACCGTGTCGCTTTTACGCCATCCTGAAGCCTGTTCTAACACCTGGCTGCTATCTTGAATGGTGCTCATATACTGATCTCTCCTCGGTGAATATATTAATACTCTGTTACAAGAGTATTGCCACATGATGTGGATTATAAAAATTACAGTATCGGCAAGTTGCCGTTACGGAGTTTAAAAAACGAACGAGACATGTTGATAATTATGTCAGTAGGTCAATACTGTTTTGTGGCGGCATTCTATATCGTTGTGGTCAGCGAATAATATTGAGGCGATCACAGAAATGAATTGACGGGAAATATTTTAATAAATTTCTATGCAAATTAAAATATCAATCTTGATACTTTAATTTAAATATTTTTAATGGTTCATTATTGATGCTTTATTTAATTGCTGAGTGATGAAAAATGAACAATAAATAAAATAAAGGAAAGATGAAATAATAAACGCAAATTTGCTGATGTCACGCGTAATGATGGTTTTTCTCTTTTGCGGATGTATCGATGGTGCAGTTTCTGCTGTTGTATCGTATCACAACCTGATGTGTTGTTATCCGATGAAAGTGAGCCGGCAGATTGTAACCTGCCGGTTCACGGCCACCGATCTGTCAGGCGGTGAGTTTTTTTTCTGCCCATGCCAGACCGCTGTGGTATTCCTCTGGTAAGAGAGGTGCCAGCAATTGCAGCGTGTGTTGCAATTGTACGGTGTCCGACGACGGTAGATTGAGGTGTCCAACTTTACGGCCAGGACGAACGTCTTTCTCATACCAGTGCAGGTGCACCAGCGGCAGCGCCAGCCAGTCGGTATTTACATCAGTGCCGATTAGGTTGACCATCACCGAC
This genomic interval from Pectobacterium aquaticum contains the following:
- a CDS encoding L-serine ammonia-lyase, translated to MVSVFDIFKIGIGPSSSHTVGPMKAGKMFTDDLVNRALISSVTRIVVDIYGSLSLTGKGHHTDIAIIMGLAGNLPDSVNIDSIPAFIQQVKDTQRLPMLNGQYEVSFPLESSLRFQPENLPLHENGMIIRAYNQQELVYSKTYYSIGGGFVVDQENFGKPNLAEESAPYPFFSAQKLLQHCHDHCLSLSAIVLKNEIAMHGREALEHYFADVWKTMQDCMHRGMNTEGVLPGPLRVPRRASALHRLLFINDRFSNDPMDAMDWVNMFAMAVSEENAAGGRVVTAPTNGACGIIPAVLAYYDRYVQPVTPESYLRYFLASGAIGMLYKMNASISGAEVGCQGEVGVACSMAAAGLAELLGASPEQVCIAAEIGMEHNLGLTCDPVAGQVQVPCIERNAIASVKAINAARMAMRRTSEPRVSLDKVIETMYETGKDMNAKYRETSRGGLAIKVVLCE
- a CDS encoding HAAAP family serine/threonine permease; this encodes MSTIQDSSQVLEQASGWRKSDTVWMLGLYGTAIGAGVLFLPINAGIGGLIPLIIMALIAFPMTYYSHRALCRFVLSGKKGGEDITEVVEEHFGVGAGKLITLLYFFAIYPILLVYSVAITNTVDSFITHQLHLPSPPRALLSLILILGLMFIVRFGEAMIVKAMSILVYPFVAVLMLLALYLIPNWNTSVFENISLSSSVTGNGLLATLWLAIPVMVFSFNHSPIISSFAVAKRKEYGDDAEQKCSRILSYSHIMMVLTVMFFVFSCVLSLSPTELMEAKTQNISILSYLANHFNNPVIGYLAPVIATIAISKSFLGHYLGAGEGFNGMIVKSLRSRGKTISNTKLNRITALFMLVTTWIVATLNPSILGMIETLGGPIIACLLFLMPMYAIQKVPAMKKYSGQISNVFVTLMGLIAISAIVYSLSELL